In Oncorhynchus tshawytscha isolate Ot180627B unplaced genomic scaffold, Otsh_v2.0 Un_scaffold_4246_pilon_pilon, whole genome shotgun sequence, a genomic segment contains:
- the nabp1b gene encoding nucleic acid binding protein 1b: MFAIVPNDAQFLIKDIRLGLKNLNLIFIVLEMGRVTKTKDGHEVRSCKVADKSGCITLSVWDEVGGLIQPGDILRLSRGYASLWKGCLTLYTGRGGDLQKIGDFCMVFSEVPNFSEPNPEVLAQANRPSKVESQNSSSVNQSSTPSVPTLTYSSNGCSPLSRNPTYGSTGQQTGRGSGGPGTEPKPTESVGNSRDPRQGLKRK, from the exons ATGTTCGCCATTGTGCCAAACGATGCTCAATTCTTGATAAAAGACATAAGGTTGGGATTGAAGAATTTAAATTTAATCTTTATTGTGTTGGAAATGG GAAGGGTAACTAAAACAAAGGATGGGCATGAGGTTCGCTCCTGCAAG GTGGCTGATAAAAGTGGGTGCATCACCCTGTCTGTGTGGGACGAGGTCGGTGGACTCATCCAGCCAGGAGACATCCTCCGCCTCTCACGAgg CTATGCATCCCTGTGGAAGGGCTGTCTGACACTCTACACAGGCAGAGGAGGAGACCTGCAGAAGATAGGAGA TTTTTGCATGGTCTTCTCTGAGGTGCCAAACTTTAGTGAACCAAACCCAGAGGTACTGGCCCAGGCCAACAGGCCG tctAAAGTTGAGTCCCAGAACAGTTCTTCTGTCAATCAAAGCTCCACCCCCTCAGTCCCCACCCTCACATACTCTTCCAATGGATGCTCTCCGCTCTCCCGGAATCCAACCTATGGGAGCACAGGACAGCAGACTGGGCGAGGCTCCGGAGGTCCTGGCACCGAACCCAAGCCCACAGAATCTGTGGGCAACAGCAGGGACCCACGGCAAGGGCTAAAGAGGAAATGA
- the LOC112266310 gene encoding PI-PLC X domain-containing protein 1 isoform X1 translates to MERGDASSTNEDWMSQLPEELWGTPLWDLAIPGSHDSMSYCLDTHSPVLGSESFMLQFLDRLAPCIVRPCVYRWATTQAWSIPDQLDAGIRFFDLRIAHKNIKNTFNTQDMLKTHNTDDTLYFAHAIYTLQTVKEALSTMAVWLEQHQKEVVILSCSHFYLLTDSEHQALVCYITQLFKDKLCPPQETPYLSQCWDLGQQVIISYDDETILHQHKELWPKIPYWYADSADPKEVISYLEERQKAQGRAAHFFTSGLNLTEDTAVVVCNPCLTMRKLTMKSFSLLLDWVEKQTPGPNQTAVNIICGDFVGLNHFASVVIGLNKKLLKTESHR, encoded by the exons ATGGAGCGCGGAGACGCATCGTCCACTAACGAAGACTGGATGTCTCAACTGCCAGAGGAACTGTGGGGTACACCGCTTTGGGACCTGGCGATACCCG GGAGTCATGACAGCATGAGTTACTGCCTGGATACACACTCTCCTGTCTTGGGTTCTGAGTCGTTCATGCTGCAGTTTCTGGATCGACTGGCACCCTGCATTGTACGCCCCTGTGTCTACCGCTGGGCCACCACACAG GCGTGGAGTATTCCTGATCAGTTGGATGCTGGAATCCGGTTCTTCGATCTACGGATCGCCCATAAAAACATTAAAAATACATTCAACACACAAGACATGTtaaaaacacacaacacagatgACACGCTGTATTTTGCACACGCGATTTATACGCTACAGACTGTAAAG gaggcccTGTCAACCATGGCTGTGTGGTTGGAGCAGCACCAGAAGGAGGTAGTGATCCTGTCCTGTTCCCACTTCTACCTGCTGACGGACTCTGAGCACCAGGCCCTGGTCTGCTACATCACTCAGCTGTTTAAAGACAAACTCTGCCCCCCACAG gagaCTCCCTATCTGAGCCAGTGCTGGGATCTGGGGCAGCAGGTCATCATTTCGTACGACGATGAGACGATTCTTCACCAACACAAGGAACTGTGGCCTAAGATCCCTTACTG GTACGCTGACTCGGCAGACCCCAAAGAGGTCATTTCTTACCTGGAGGAGCGGCAGAAGGCCCAAGGAAGAgcag CTCATTTCTTCACCTCGGGGCTGAACCTAACGGAGGACACTGCTGTGGTGGTCTGCAACCCCTGTCTGACGATGAGGAAGTTAACGATGAAGAGTTTCTCCCTGCTGCTGGACTGGGTGGAAAAGCAGACTCCTGGACCGAACCAGACCGCTGTCAACATCATCTGTGGAGACTTTGTGGGTCTGAACCACTTTGCCTCTGTGGTTATCGGGCTCAATAAGAAACTGCTGAAGACAGAGAGCCACAGATGA
- the LOC112266310 gene encoding PI-PLC X domain-containing protein 1 isoform X2 encodes MERGDASSTNEDWMSQLPEELWGTPLWDLAIPGSHDSMSYCLDTHSPVLGSESFMLQFLDRLAPCIVRPCVYRWATTQEALSTMAVWLEQHQKEVVILSCSHFYLLTDSEHQALVCYITQLFKDKLCPPQETPYLSQCWDLGQQVIISYDDETILHQHKELWPKIPYWYADSADPKEVISYLEERQKAQGRAAHFFTSGLNLTEDTAVVVCNPCLTMRKLTMKSFSLLLDWVEKQTPGPNQTAVNIICGDFVGLNHFASVVIGLNKKLLKTESHR; translated from the exons ATGGAGCGCGGAGACGCATCGTCCACTAACGAAGACTGGATGTCTCAACTGCCAGAGGAACTGTGGGGTACACCGCTTTGGGACCTGGCGATACCCG GGAGTCATGACAGCATGAGTTACTGCCTGGATACACACTCTCCTGTCTTGGGTTCTGAGTCGTTCATGCTGCAGTTTCTGGATCGACTGGCACCCTGCATTGTACGCCCCTGTGTCTACCGCTGGGCCACCACACA ggaggcccTGTCAACCATGGCTGTGTGGTTGGAGCAGCACCAGAAGGAGGTAGTGATCCTGTCCTGTTCCCACTTCTACCTGCTGACGGACTCTGAGCACCAGGCCCTGGTCTGCTACATCACTCAGCTGTTTAAAGACAAACTCTGCCCCCCACAG gagaCTCCCTATCTGAGCCAGTGCTGGGATCTGGGGCAGCAGGTCATCATTTCGTACGACGATGAGACGATTCTTCACCAACACAAGGAACTGTGGCCTAAGATCCCTTACTG GTACGCTGACTCGGCAGACCCCAAAGAGGTCATTTCTTACCTGGAGGAGCGGCAGAAGGCCCAAGGAAGAgcag CTCATTTCTTCACCTCGGGGCTGAACCTAACGGAGGACACTGCTGTGGTGGTCTGCAACCCCTGTCTGACGATGAGGAAGTTAACGATGAAGAGTTTCTCCCTGCTGCTGGACTGGGTGGAAAAGCAGACTCCTGGACCGAACCAGACCGCTGTCAACATCATCTGTGGAGACTTTGTGGGTCTGAACCACTTTGCCTCTGTGGTTATCGGGCTCAATAAGAAACTGCTGAAGACAGAGAGCCACAGATGA
- the rgn gene encoding regucalcin isoform X2 has protein sequence MSVKVECVVKERCEIGEGPVWEEKEGTLLFVDISGQKIHRWNPATKQKETVATEKFVGCAVPRRSGGYVIGEGRSFGALDWESKSISTIAVIDEDKPNNRFNDGKVDPAGRLFAGTMAIEERPTVLELKQGSLFSLNKDHIVVKHFNQVDISNGLDWSLDHKTFYYIDSLTYTVEAFNYDINTGSISNRRMVYKMDEGEGIPDGMCIDADGRLWVACYSGGRVIQIDPQTGVRLQTVKLPVDKTTSCCFGGRDYSDLYVTSACKGMDEADMAKQPQAGCVFRITGLGAKGIPANSFTG, from the exons ATGTCTGTGAAGGTGGAGTGTGTGGTGAAAGAGCGGTGTGAGATTGGAGAAGGGCCGGTGTGGGAGGAGAAAGAAGGAACTCTGCTCTTTGTGGACATATCAGGACAGAAGATCCACCGCTGGAACCCAGCAAccaaacagaaagagacagtggccACAG AGAAGTTTGTGGGCTGTGCGGTCCCCCGACGGTCTGGAGGCTATGTGATCGGAGAGGGACGGAGTTTTGGAGCGCTGGACTGGGAGTCCAAGTCCATCTCCACCATCGCTGTCATCGATGAAGACAAACCCAACAACCGCTTTAATGACGGCAAGGTGGACCCTGCTGGACGCCTCTTTGCAG GTACCATGGCGATAGAGGAACGTCCTACAGTTCTAGAGCTGAAGCAGGGTTCTCTGTTCTCCCTGAACAAGGACCACATTGTAGTCAAACATTTCAATCAG GTGGACATCTCAAACGGTCTGGACTGGTCTCTGGACCACAAAACCTTCTACTACATAGACAGCCTCACCTACACTGTGGAAGCTTTCAACTATGACATCAACACCGGGAGTATCa gtaatcGGCGGATGGTGTATAAGATGGACGAGGGGGAGGGGATTCCTGATGGCATGTGTATTGACGCAGACGGTAGACTCTGGGTCGCCTGTTACAGTGGAGGCAGAGTGATACAGATTGACccacagacag gGGTGCGTTTGCAGACAGTGAAGCTACCGGTGGATAAGACAACATCATGTTGTTTCGGGGGTAGAGACTATTCAGACCTGTACGTGACCTCAGCCTGTAAGGGAATGGATGAGGCAGACATGGCCAAGCAACCGCAGGCAGGATGTGTCTTTAGG ATCACAGGCCTGGGTGCAAAGGGCATTCCTGCCAATTCATTCACTGGATGA
- the rgn gene encoding regucalcin isoform X1 — translation MSVKVECVVKERCEIGEGPVWEEKEGTLLFVDISGQKIHRWNPATKQKETVATEKFVGCAVPRRSGGYVIGEGRSFGALDWESKSISTIAVIDEDKPNNRFNDGKVDPAGRLFAGTMAIEERPTVLELKQGSLFSLNKDHIVVKHFNQVDISNGLDWSLDHKTFYYIDSLTYTVEAFNYDINTGSISEGHTHTHTHTHKPCTTSTAVCVCVGNRRMVYKMDEGEGIPDGMCIDADGRLWVACYSGGRVIQIDPQTGVRLQTVKLPVDKTTSCCFGGRDYSDLYVTSACKGMDEADMAKQPQAGCVFRITGLGAKGIPANSFTG, via the exons ATGTCTGTGAAGGTGGAGTGTGTGGTGAAAGAGCGGTGTGAGATTGGAGAAGGGCCGGTGTGGGAGGAGAAAGAAGGAACTCTGCTCTTTGTGGACATATCAGGACAGAAGATCCACCGCTGGAACCCAGCAAccaaacagaaagagacagtggccACAG AGAAGTTTGTGGGCTGTGCGGTCCCCCGACGGTCTGGAGGCTATGTGATCGGAGAGGGACGGAGTTTTGGAGCGCTGGACTGGGAGTCCAAGTCCATCTCCACCATCGCTGTCATCGATGAAGACAAACCCAACAACCGCTTTAATGACGGCAAGGTGGACCCTGCTGGACGCCTCTTTGCAG GTACCATGGCGATAGAGGAACGTCCTACAGTTCTAGAGCTGAAGCAGGGTTCTCTGTTCTCCCTGAACAAGGACCACATTGTAGTCAAACATTTCAATCAG GTGGACATCTCAAACGGTCTGGACTGGTCTCTGGACCACAAAACCTTCTACTACATAGACAGCCTCACCTACACTGTGGAAGCTTTCAACTATGACATCAACACCGGGAGTATCagtgagggacacacacacacacacacacacacacataaaccttGTACTACATcgacagccgtgtgtgtgtgtgtaggtaatcGGCGGATGGTGTATAAGATGGACGAGGGGGAGGGGATTCCTGATGGCATGTGTATTGACGCAGACGGTAGACTCTGGGTCGCCTGTTACAGTGGAGGCAGAGTGATACAGATTGACccacagacag gGGTGCGTTTGCAGACAGTGAAGCTACCGGTGGATAAGACAACATCATGTTGTTTCGGGGGTAGAGACTATTCAGACCTGTACGTGACCTCAGCCTGTAAGGGAATGGATGAGGCAGACATGGCCAAGCAACCGCAGGCAGGATGTGTCTTTAGG ATCACAGGCCTGGGTGCAAAGGGCATTCCTGCCAATTCATTCACTGGATGA